A part of Denitratisoma oestradiolicum genomic DNA contains:
- the mobI gene encoding conjugative transfer protein MobI(A/C) translates to MELKELKGMLETTREALESSLDRIHWRAGELVVDYQDFHFKENKERKNWEDKSQISLKTKRRGTSIGIWWVKLKWSGVSGKRQCYTREFKKPRGKFEYDLENVLTEAQNWEKEKIRSVEAEAAQLRLMAAIVSEQLLKIVKNLKKIEKYHGQD, encoded by the coding sequence ATGGAACTGAAGGAACTAAAGGGTATGTTGGAAACCACTAGGGAAGCCCTGGAATCAAGCTTGGATAGGATTCACTGGCGAGCGGGAGAACTTGTGGTGGATTACCAAGATTTTCACTTTAAAGAAAACAAGGAACGTAAAAACTGGGAAGACAAATCCCAGATATCACTCAAGACAAAGCGCAGAGGCACTTCAATTGGAATCTGGTGGGTAAAGTTAAAGTGGTCGGGGGTATCAGGAAAACGTCAGTGCTATACAAGGGAATTTAAGAAGCCAAGAGGAAAGTTTGAGTACGACCTAGAGAACGTGCTGACTGAGGCACAAAATTGGGAAAAAGAAAAAATCAGGAGCGTGGAGGCTGAAGCTGCGCAACTTAGATTAATGGCTGCCATAGTGAGCGAGCAGCTCCTTAAAATCGTCAAGAACCTCAAGAAGATCGAGAAGTACCATGGGCAAGACTAG
- a CDS encoding IS1595 family transposase produces the protein MKNRVQFQQGLSMAEFMERYGTEAKCETALVEQRWPSGFVCPCCRDTRHSRFERGGKRLWQCHRCRHQVSVTAGTIFENTKLPLTKWFLAMFFMTQSKNNISALSLKRHLGVSYDTAWLLRHKLMAVMGDAEAGRALDVRVEIDDAYLGGARAGKVGRGSENKVPFVAAVETTADGRPLFVRFDPMPFTHERIDAWASKTLAPTTHALSDGLPSFSVLANSVETHEAIVVGSGKQAAQHPKFRWVNTLISNFKTALSGTYHAFRFAKYAKRYFAEYAYRFNRRFDLRTIVVSLISDCARMLPHNESAIRLAETHR, from the coding sequence ATGAAAAATCGGGTGCAATTTCAACAAGGGCTGTCGATGGCCGAGTTTATGGAGCGGTACGGAACGGAGGCGAAATGCGAGACGGCGCTGGTCGAACAGCGTTGGCCCTCGGGATTCGTCTGTCCGTGCTGCCGGGACACCCGGCACTCCCGTTTTGAGAGAGGTGGAAAAAGGCTGTGGCAATGCCATCGCTGCCGCCACCAAGTGAGCGTCACCGCCGGAACGATCTTCGAGAACACCAAGCTGCCCTTGACCAAATGGTTCCTGGCCATGTTCTTCATGACCCAGTCCAAGAACAACATCTCGGCGCTGTCGTTGAAGCGCCACCTCGGCGTCAGCTACGACACTGCTTGGCTGCTCAGGCACAAGCTGATGGCGGTGATGGGCGATGCCGAGGCCGGTCGGGCGCTGGATGTTCGTGTCGAGATCGACGACGCTTATCTTGGCGGTGCCCGTGCCGGCAAGGTGGGCCGGGGTTCCGAGAATAAGGTACCGTTCGTGGCGGCGGTGGAAACGACCGCCGATGGTCGGCCTCTTTTCGTCCGTTTCGACCCCATGCCTTTCACTCACGAGCGGATCGACGCCTGGGCCAGCAAGACGCTGGCGCCGACCACCCACGCGTTGTCGGATGGCTTGCCGAGTTTCTCGGTACTGGCGAATTCGGTCGAGACACACGAGGCCATCGTGGTCGGCTCCGGCAAGCAGGCGGCCCAGCATCCAAAGTTCCGCTGGGTGAATACCTTGATCTCGAATTTCAAGACCGCTCTGTCGGGAACCTATCATGCCTTCCGCTTCGCCAAATACGCCAAGCGCTATTTCGCCGAATACGCCTACCGCTTCAACCGCCGATTCGATCTCCGAACCATCGTCGTGAGCCTCATCAGTGATTGCGCCAGGATGCTGCCGCACAATGAAAGCGCGATTAGGTTGGCTGAGACTCATCGGTAA
- a CDS encoding LexA family protein, translating to MICLPGYPLLAGAVPAGFPSPAADYAEGRLNLDDHLVEHPEATFFVRVTGHSMTGFGIHDGDLLVVDRALDPKDRSVVIAVVDGNFTVKQICRLPNGVLLRSGSSGHSDILVQGDQELTVWGVVTWSLHQVAP from the coding sequence GTGATCTGCCTTCCCGGCTATCCCCTTCTGGCTGGGGCAGTCCCGGCGGGCTTCCCATCACCGGCCGCCGACTATGCCGAGGGACGCCTAAACCTGGATGATCATCTGGTGGAACACCCGGAGGCCACCTTCTTTGTGCGGGTCACCGGTCACTCCATGACCGGCTTCGGGATACACGATGGCGACCTGCTAGTGGTGGATCGGGCTCTGGACCCCAAGGACCGCAGTGTGGTGATTGCCGTGGTGGATGGCAACTTCACCGTCAAGCAGATCTGCCGTCTGCCAAATGGTGTTCTGCTTCGGTCAGGATCCTCCGGTCATTCCGACATCCTGGTCCAGGGAGATCAGGAGCTCACGGTCTGGGGTGTCGTGACCTGGTCTTTGCATCAGGTTGCTCCATGA
- the purE gene encoding 5-(carboxyamino)imidazole ribonucleotide mutase, protein MNGHPLVGIVMGSDSDWPTMQAAARILEEFGVPYEARVVSAHRTPDLLFDYAAMAQERDLRAIIAGAGGAAHLPGMLASKTIVPVLGVPVQSKALSGLDSLLSIVQMPRGIPVATFAIGEAGAANAALTAVAMLATANDALGRELSAKLLDFRARQSEKVMQMKLELPK, encoded by the coding sequence ATGAACGGACATCCCCTGGTGGGCATCGTCATGGGTTCGGACTCCGACTGGCCCACCATGCAGGCCGCCGCCAGGATACTGGAGGAGTTCGGCGTCCCCTACGAGGCCCGGGTGGTCTCCGCCCATCGCACCCCGGACCTGCTTTTCGACTATGCCGCCATGGCCCAGGAGCGTGACCTGCGGGCCATCATCGCCGGCGCCGGCGGTGCCGCCCATCTGCCCGGCATGCTGGCTTCCAAGACCATCGTGCCGGTGCTGGGCGTGCCGGTCCAGTCCAAGGCCCTGAGCGGCCTGGACTCCCTGCTTTCCATCGTCCAGATGCCTCGCGGCATCCCGGTGGCCACCTTCGCCATCGGTGAGGCGGGCGCCGCCAACGCGGCCCTCACCGCCGTGGCCATGCTGGCCACCGCCAACGATGCGCTGGGTCGGGAGCTTTCCGCAAAGCTGCTGGATTTCCGCGCCCGTCAGAGCGAGAAGGTCATGCAGATGAAGCTCGAGCTGCCCAAATGA
- a CDS encoding HD domain-containing protein, translated as MTPFESDLIALPEVQRLRYVRMCNINSLLVSGASEISRFEHTLGVMHLTKCWVAAHGIPESEGRDLIAAAALHDMQTGPFGHSMQYVLEDNTTPDDFVHEDIAHGRRSDYHQNTLASSSFSGKPFSAHSLLGKRMESVAAIIRGEGQYGPLISGTMDLDNIDNVVRLAFHVGVATDADRTIPLRLAQVLNASGGELVLPVSATDSVIRWQAIRTRLYSLLLNDWAEFSAKGMLTKAIEIAIKHDLIGADCWLMTDGAFLDFLDAKGLGEAQETRELVRRLRRGDLYDPIAIMESPDIDAYAAVSGAEAKKSIELELTRKSKGRGVRPLVHFILDKGKTERAIKVRLAESSESIVIGHSSSRLLCGLFVSHSRLNELDRERLLQLFSDVLREHGIGNAIPIPDPMGESPTDSQLSLL; from the coding sequence ATGACGCCGTTCGAGAGCGATCTAATTGCACTTCCAGAAGTTCAGCGGCTGCGGTACGTACGGATGTGCAACATCAATTCGCTTCTTGTTTCCGGAGCGTCCGAAATATCGCGGTTTGAGCACACCCTTGGTGTGATGCACTTGACCAAGTGCTGGGTAGCGGCTCATGGTATTCCGGAAAGCGAAGGGCGAGACTTAATTGCGGCTGCAGCCCTCCATGACATGCAGACCGGACCATTCGGGCATTCGATGCAATATGTACTTGAGGACAACACAACGCCGGATGACTTCGTTCATGAGGATATCGCCCATGGTCGGCGATCTGATTACCATCAAAATACATTAGCAAGCTCGTCTTTTTCCGGAAAGCCATTTTCTGCTCACTCACTGCTTGGCAAGCGGATGGAGTCTGTCGCAGCCATTATCCGTGGTGAGGGCCAGTATGGACCGCTGATTTCCGGCACGATGGATCTCGACAACATTGACAATGTTGTTCGCCTCGCTTTTCACGTTGGAGTTGCAACAGATGCCGACCGGACCATTCCTCTCCGGCTCGCCCAAGTCCTAAATGCATCAGGCGGAGAACTGGTCCTTCCAGTAAGCGCCACCGACTCTGTAATTCGATGGCAAGCGATCAGAACGAGGCTGTATAGTCTTTTGCTCAATGACTGGGCGGAATTCTCTGCGAAAGGCATGCTTACAAAAGCAATAGAAATTGCGATTAAGCATGACCTCATTGGTGCAGACTGTTGGTTAATGACCGATGGTGCATTTCTAGATTTCCTCGACGCAAAAGGACTTGGTGAAGCACAGGAAACGAGAGAATTAGTTCGACGCCTTCGTCGAGGGGACTTATATGATCCCATTGCGATCATGGAGTCGCCCGATATAGACGCTTACGCAGCTGTTTCGGGTGCAGAGGCTAAGAAGTCAATCGAATTGGAATTGACTCGAAAATCAAAAGGCCGTGGTGTCCGACCTTTGGTGCACTTCATTCTTGACAAAGGAAAGACCGAGCGAGCCATCAAGGTCCGGCTTGCAGAATCCAGCGAGTCCATTGTTATTGGACATAGCAGTAGTCGCCTCCTTTGCGGTCTTTTCGTCTCACACTCCCGTCTCAATGAGCTAGATCGGGAAAGGCTGTTACAGTTATTTTCCGATGTGCTTAGGGAGCACGGAATCGGCAACGCAATACCCATTCCAGACCCTATGGGCGAAAGTCCGACAGACTCTCAATTGTCGCTTTTATGA
- the folD gene encoding bifunctional methylenetetrahydrofolate dehydrogenase/methenyltetrahydrofolate cyclohydrolase FolD, whose amino-acid sequence MSARILDGNALSATVRGRLAERAAALQSRGVTPCLAVILVGEDPASAVYVRNKVAGCEKTGMRSLKDSYPADVDPAVVFARIAELNADPTVHGILVQLPLPRQFDSDAVLEAIAPEKDVDGFHAENVGALMQGNPRFIPCTPYGVMEMLKSQNVPLKGAEAVIVGRSNIVGKPMAMLLLAAGCTVTVCHSQTRDLAFHTRRADILVAAVGRPRMITGDMVKPGATVIDVGINRLQSGPDAGKLCGDVDFASTKDVAGLITPVPGGVGPMTITMLLANTLESAERSARETKK is encoded by the coding sequence ATGTCTGCCAGAATTCTCGACGGCAATGCCCTTTCCGCCACGGTGCGTGGCCGGCTGGCCGAGCGCGCCGCCGCCCTCCAGTCCCGGGGCGTCACACCCTGCCTCGCCGTCATCCTGGTGGGCGAAGACCCCGCCTCCGCCGTCTATGTGCGCAACAAGGTGGCCGGCTGCGAAAAAACCGGCATGCGCTCCCTCAAGGACAGCTACCCGGCAGATGTAGACCCTGCCGTGGTGTTCGCCCGCATCGCCGAGCTGAATGCCGATCCGACGGTCCATGGCATCCTGGTGCAGCTGCCCCTGCCCAGGCAGTTCGATTCGGACGCGGTACTGGAAGCCATCGCCCCGGAAAAGGATGTGGATGGTTTCCACGCCGAGAACGTGGGCGCCCTGATGCAGGGTAATCCCCGTTTCATCCCCTGCACGCCCTATGGCGTCATGGAAATGCTGAAAAGCCAGAACGTGCCCCTGAAGGGCGCCGAGGCCGTGATTGTGGGTCGCAGCAACATCGTCGGTAAACCCATGGCCATGCTGTTGCTGGCCGCCGGCTGCACCGTCACCGTATGCCACTCCCAGACCCGGGACCTGGCCTTCCACACCCGCCGCGCCGACATCCTGGTGGCCGCCGTGGGACGGCCCCGGATGATCACCGGTGACATGGTGAAGCCGGGCGCCACTGTAATTGACGTAGGCATCAACCGCCTGCAATCGGGACCGGATGCAGGCAAGCTCTGCGGCGACGTGGATTTCGCATCGACCAAGGATGTGGCCGGGCTGATCACGCCGGTGCCCGGCGGCGTCGGCCCCATGACCATCACCATGCTGCTGGCCAACACCCTGGAATCGGCGGAGCGCTCCGCCAGGGAGACAAAAAAATGA
- a CDS encoding nucleoside/nucleotide kinase family protein → MRVLIFLVGIPGAGKTTILSKVTEALVLKPSTQRQPRYTGESEYHFEKKWNAAQFAWSIDRGTTKYGMRNDELEKIQRVGITVFDPANLENFLSGDFGTKVELVTVGLDTIGSLDEQHARVGQDKTRLLDQVSFEAQRGVVRNCDVVLTGNAETVAAAVNEIAFLLGGRGGIISGESII, encoded by the coding sequence ATGCGCGTGCTGATCTTTTTAGTAGGCATACCGGGGGCGGGTAAGACCACGATTCTTAGTAAGGTCACCGAGGCTCTTGTTCTTAAACCATCCACACAACGACAGCCGCGTTATACCGGAGAGAGCGAGTATCACTTTGAGAAAAAATGGAACGCGGCCCAGTTCGCGTGGTCGATTGACCGGGGCACCACCAAGTACGGTATGCGAAACGATGAATTGGAGAAGATTCAGCGCGTCGGAATAACCGTGTTCGATCCGGCCAACCTTGAGAACTTCCTGTCGGGCGACTTCGGTACAAAGGTTGAACTGGTAACAGTCGGGTTAGACACCATTGGTAGCCTTGATGAGCAGCATGCGCGAGTGGGACAAGATAAAACTCGTCTCCTCGATCAGGTCTCGTTCGAAGCTCAGCGAGGAGTTGTGCGGAATTGCGACGTAGTGTTAACCGGCAACGCAGAAACAGTCGCAGCTGCCGTCAATGAGATCGCCTTTCTGCTTGGAGGGCGTGGAGGCATCATAAGCGGAGAATCAATAATCTGA
- a CDS encoding LexA family protein, which produces MTAAAQSRDLDYLNTLRDYYAENRRIPSFKRIAELMGFASKAASSKLLDRLEASGFVERTPDDDAWMPTSRFFERPLMDFAVRAGAPDMIEGRQGEHFLVDQYLVRQPSRTMMVPVKGDSIFAVRAGAPDMIEGRQGEHFLVDQYLVRQPSRTMMVPVKGDSMIDAGIHEGDIVVVERTKVARAGDFVIAIVDDEFTLKELGLERGKFVLKPHNPAYPVIRPKDQLELFGVVTGLIRRYQG; this is translated from the coding sequence ATGACTGCCGCTGCCCAATCCCGTGACTTGGACTACCTGAACACCCTGCGTGATTACTACGCAGAAAACCGGCGCATTCCCTCCTTCAAGCGTATCGCGGAGCTGATGGGTTTCGCCTCCAAGGCAGCCTCCAGCAAGCTCTTGGATCGTCTGGAGGCTTCCGGATTCGTAGAGCGCACGCCAGATGACGATGCCTGGATGCCCACCTCCCGCTTTTTCGAGCGCCCTCTGATGGATTTTGCGGTCCGTGCTGGGGCACCGGATATGATCGAAGGTCGCCAGGGTGAGCACTTCCTGGTGGATCAATACCTTGTCCGCCAGCCCTCCCGGACCATGATGGTGCCGGTCAAGGGCGATTCCATTTTTGCGGTCCGTGCTGGGGCACCGGATATGATCGAAGGTCGCCAGGGTGAGCACTTCCTGGTGGATCAATACCTTGTCCGCCAGCCCTCCCGGACCATGATGGTGCCGGTCAAGGGCGATTCCATGATCGATGCCGGTATCCATGAGGGCGACATCGTAGTGGTGGAACGGACCAAGGTGGCTAGGGCCGGGGATTTTGTCATCGCCATTGTGGATGACGAATTCACTCTCAAGGAACTCGGCCTGGAGCGGGGTAAGTTCGTCCTGAAACCCCACAATCCGGCCTACCCGGTGATTCGCCCCAAGGATCAGCTTGAATTGTTCGGGGTGGTCACCGGCCTGATCCGACGCTACCAGGGCTGA
- a CDS encoding 5-(carboxyamino)imidazole ribonucleotide synthase yields MLGGGQLGRFFVMAAHELGYRVMVLDPDPHSPAGRIADHHLAAAYEDTQALALMAQQCAAVTTEFENVPADTLAYLSKFIPVRPGAEAVAICQNRMAEKGFLRDQGLPHAPYAEIHDEADLSKADAALFPGILKVARFGYDGKGQARVANRQEALAAFRQFHGEACVLEHMLSLDYEVSVVLARDENGKVECFPTAENSHSRGILDVSIVPASTSADLAGEAEELAARIATGMDYIGTLAVEFFVCKGRLYINEMAPRPHNSGHYTLDACVTNQFEQQVRALCGLPLGSPRARSGAAMVNLLGDLWFQHDPHHAREPDWAKLHTVPNLKLHLYGKHHARPGRKMGHFTVVGDDPAQVRQIALEARRAIGIRDE; encoded by the coding sequence ATGCTCGGAGGCGGCCAGTTGGGCCGCTTCTTCGTTATGGCCGCCCACGAGCTGGGCTATCGGGTCATGGTGCTGGACCCGGACCCCCACAGCCCCGCCGGGCGCATCGCCGACCATCATCTGGCCGCTGCCTACGAGGACACCCAGGCCCTGGCCCTGATGGCACAACAATGCGCCGCCGTGACCACCGAATTCGAGAACGTGCCGGCTGATACCCTGGCCTATCTTTCCAAATTCATCCCCGTGCGACCGGGAGCCGAGGCCGTAGCCATCTGCCAGAACCGCATGGCGGAAAAGGGCTTCCTGCGGGACCAGGGCCTGCCCCATGCGCCCTATGCTGAAATTCACGACGAGGCGGACCTTAGCAAGGCCGATGCCGCCCTCTTCCCCGGCATTCTCAAGGTGGCCCGCTTCGGCTACGACGGCAAGGGCCAGGCACGGGTCGCCAACCGGCAGGAGGCCCTGGCCGCCTTCCGCCAGTTCCATGGCGAAGCCTGCGTACTGGAACACATGCTGTCCCTGGATTACGAGGTTTCTGTGGTGCTGGCCCGGGACGAAAACGGTAAGGTGGAGTGCTTTCCCACAGCGGAAAACAGTCACAGCCGGGGCATACTTGATGTCAGCATCGTGCCGGCCAGCACTTCCGCCGACCTGGCCGGCGAGGCCGAGGAACTGGCGGCCCGCATCGCCACTGGCATGGACTACATCGGTACCCTGGCGGTGGAGTTCTTCGTCTGCAAAGGCCGGCTCTACATCAACGAGATGGCCCCCCGCCCCCACAACTCGGGCCACTATACCCTGGACGCCTGTGTCACCAACCAGTTCGAGCAACAGGTGCGCGCCCTCTGCGGCCTGCCCCTGGGTTCGCCCCGTGCCCGCAGCGGAGCGGCGATGGTCAATCTGCTGGGCGACCTGTGGTTCCAGCACGATCCCCACCATGCCCGCGAACCGGACTGGGCGAAGCTCCACACCGTGCCCAATCTCAAGCTCCATCTCTACGGCAAGCACCACGCCCGCCCCGGCCGCAAGATGGGGCACTTCACGGTCGTCGGCGATGATCCGGCCCAGGTGCGGCAGATCGCCCTGGAAGCAAGACGGGCCATCGGCATCCGCGATGAATGA
- a CDS encoding IS5 family transposase has product MSHRGNPIRLILTGGQVADVIQGAALIEAILTEAVIADKGYDSDALITCIEATGAQAIIPPRSNRTIQRPVEWHRYKARNLVERFFNRLKQFRRLATRYDKLACRFNAFLHLACAYIWLL; this is encoded by the coding sequence TTGTCCCATCGGGGGAATCCGATTCGACTGATACTTACCGGTGGGCAGGTGGCCGATGTCATCCAAGGGGCGGCGCTGATCGAGGCCATCCTGACCGAAGCGGTCATCGCTGACAAAGGATATGACAGCGATGCATTGATTACGTGCATCGAGGCCACCGGCGCGCAAGCCATCATTCCGCCTCGTAGCAATCGAACGATCCAGCGTCCGGTCGAGTGGCACCGCTATAAGGCCAGGAACCTCGTCGAACGATTCTTCAATCGGCTCAAGCAATTCCGTCGCCTTGCCACGCGATACGACAAGCTGGCCTGCCGCTTCAATGCATTCTTGCATCTGGCATGCGCCTATATTTGGCTACTGTGA
- a CDS encoding L-threonylcarbamoyladenylate synthase gives MNEIGRAVELLRAGELVAIPTETVYGLGADAANPVAVARIFAAKGRPADHPLIVHIPAASHLDQWAKNIPQAAHTLAATFWPGPLTLILQRQPTVPDAVTGGQNTVGLRVPGHPLALALLAAFAAAGGSGGIAAPSANRFGRISPTTADHVREELGDQVALILDGGPCEVGIESTIVDLSRGAPVILRPGAITAEQIAAALHGTPAIGQATASTPRVPGALEAHYAPETGLRLVTAAELPATVEALLAQDLRLAVLALNAAPAGLPPLAWIAAGSNARDYAHQLYAALRELDHVGADLILVEAPPQTMEWQAVHDRLGRAASGAGKRQADPFRP, from the coding sequence ATGAATGAAATCGGCCGGGCCGTCGAGTTGCTGCGCGCGGGGGAGCTGGTCGCCATTCCCACCGAGACCGTCTACGGCTTGGGGGCCGATGCCGCCAACCCGGTGGCCGTGGCCCGCATCTTCGCCGCCAAGGGCCGCCCCGCCGACCATCCACTGATCGTGCACATCCCCGCAGCCAGCCATCTGGATCAGTGGGCGAAAAACATCCCCCAGGCCGCCCACACTCTGGCCGCCACCTTCTGGCCCGGTCCCCTGACCCTGATCCTGCAACGCCAGCCCACGGTGCCCGATGCCGTCACCGGCGGCCAGAATACGGTGGGCCTGCGGGTGCCCGGCCACCCCCTGGCGCTGGCCCTGCTGGCGGCCTTCGCCGCAGCCGGCGGCAGCGGCGGCATCGCCGCTCCCTCGGCCAACCGCTTCGGCCGCATCAGCCCCACCACTGCCGACCATGTGCGGGAGGAGCTAGGCGACCAGGTGGCCCTGATCCTGGATGGCGGCCCCTGCGAAGTGGGCATCGAATCCACCATCGTCGATCTTTCCCGGGGCGCTCCCGTCATTCTGCGTCCCGGCGCCATCACGGCGGAGCAGATTGCGGCGGCGCTGCACGGCACCCCCGCCATTGGCCAGGCGACCGCCAGCACGCCCCGCGTCCCCGGCGCCCTGGAGGCCCATTACGCACCGGAAACCGGCCTGCGCCTGGTGACGGCGGCAGAGCTTCCCGCCACGGTAGAGGCGTTGTTGGCCCAGGACTTGCGCCTGGCCGTGCTGGCCCTGAACGCGGCCCCCGCCGGCCTGCCCCCTCTGGCCTGGATCGCCGCTGGCAGCAATGCCCGTGACTACGCCCATCAGCTCTACGCCGCCCTGCGGGAACTGGACCACGTCGGGGCCGACCTGATCCTGGTGGAAGCACCGCCCCAGACGATGGAATGGCAGGCCGTCCATGACCGCCTGGGCCGGGCCGCCTCCGGCGCCGGCAAGCGCCAAGCTGATCCCTTCCGGCCATGA